The genome window ATGAGCGTATCTATACTCCGGACGGCGAGACGCTGTTTTACGGCAGGCTATACGGCTATATCAAGCCGCCCTTGCATCACCCGCAAAAGCAGATCGTAAAATTTATCAAAAGCGGCCAAGAGCGCTGGATCGAGATAGATTTTTATCATGCGGACGGTATGCATAGCGGCACGCTGCAGCTGTGCTTGTGGGACGACATAAACGTCGAAGTCAAGGATGCTTTTGACGAAGGCAACGTCGCCGGGCTATACAAATCAAGCAATAAATTCGACGTTATGCTGGGTATCTTTTCGGACAACAACAGCTTCTCCTACTCTAGTAGCGGCAAACCGCGCCAAAAGCACTTTATCACGGTGCGCTCGGGGCCTAAAGAGGATTACTACGAAAACTACGATGAAAACGGCGCGATCGACAATACGAGCTACCAAAAAGACACGGTATTTATCTGGATAAAGACGTTTTATCCAAACGGCCGACTAAAGTCGCTTAACGACTATGAAAATAAGATAGAGCGGGAGTATGATGAGAGGGGGAAAATAATAAGAGACGAGAAATTTTGAGTTTTACGGCTTGTCTTTTTGGTTTATACGTCGTTGGATTTAAATTTTACTCAGTCACTACCGACTAGGTAGCTCCCATCGTAAAATTTAAATCCGCCTCGTCTAAACGCAAAAATCCTTCGCCTTATCATTTTATGCTCAAATTTGACATTAAATTTATAAATTTGAGTTGCCGAGACCCGCATCTTGAAAATCTCAAATTTGGGTCCGTCGCAAATTTACGACGAGCGATTTGCGCGCGTATTTGGCAGCCTTTGCTAGGAAGCGGGCCGAATTTATAACCGCAAAAGCAAAAAGCGGTAAAATGCGCTAAAAAAGGAAAATTTACAAAATGAGAGAAAATTTACAACATGGCAGTGCGAGCGGGCTGATTTTAGGCATAGAAAGCAGCTGCGACGACAGCTCGGTGGCGCTACTGGACATCGAGACGCTGGAGCTAAAATTTCACAAAAAAATCTCGCAAGATGCCGAGCACTGCGCATTTGGCGGAGTGGTTCCGGAGCTAGCCGCACGCCTTCATACGGCTGCGCTACCTAAAATTTTAGAGCAGATCAAAGCAGAACTACCCCGCGTAAAAGCCGTCGCCGTCACGAACGAGCCGGGGCTATCCGTGAGCCTAGTTGGCGGCGTCGCGATGGCAAAGGCGCTGGCCTCGTCGCTGCGCGTGCCGCTAATCGCGGTAAATCACCTCGCCGGGCACGTGTATTCGCTATTTTTGACGCAGGAGGCGCGGCTGCCTGCGGGCGTGCTACTCGTTAGCGGCGGGCACACGATGGTGCTAGATATCGGCGCGGACGGGGCTGTCGGCGTGCTAGCCGCGACGATGGACGATAGTTTTGGCGAGAGCTTTGACAAGGTCGCAAAGATACTGGGGCTTGGGTATCCGGGCGGCGTAGCGGTCGAAAAGGCGGCAAAGAGCGGGCGCGAGAGGTTTAAATTTACCGTGCCGCTGCTTGGCGACGCGCGCACGGCGTATAGCTTCTCGGGGCTAAAAAATCAGGTCCGCGTCGAAACCGAAAAGCTCGCCGCAAGCGGGAATCTGGGCGCGCAGGACGTTGCCGACATCTGCTTTGCCTTTGAAAATACCGCCTGTAAGCATATCTTAAACAAGCTAGAAAAGATCTTTGCCCAGCGTAAATTTGAGCGTTTCGGCGTCGTGGGCGGAGCTAGCGCGAATCTAAATCTGCGCTCCCGTCTGCAAGCTCTGTGTGAGAAGCACGGCTGCGAGCTCATCTGCGCGCCGCTGGAGTTTTGCTCCGATAATGCCGCGATGATCGCGCGTGCGGGACGCGAAAAATACCTGCGCGGCGAGTTTGCGGGGCTTGATCTGCAAGCAAGTCCTAGAAGCGAGCTAACGAGGATTTAGATTCGGCTTTTGGCTAAAATTTGCTTTTTAGCTCAAATTTGGCGACTATTACCTCAAATTTAGCTTTTTGTGGCGCTATTGCGTGCTGGCGAGTATAAAGCACGGCAAATCTAAATTTGACGTGATGAGCCAAAAGTGCTAAATTTATAGAATCTAAAATCGTTTTGCTAAAAAAATACTGCGACAATCGCCGCAAACGCTAAGGCTGAATAAATTAAGATTTTGTATATACTTGTTTTTGCGCCGGCTTTTCGCTCGTAAAATACGCTTAATTTGTATTCCGAGCTCTTAAGCGTGCGCCACGCCGCAACAACCGCCATAACTAAAAGTAGCGAGCAAAATTCTCGTGGCGGCAAGCCTCTAAAATCCTCCAAAAATAAAATGGTCGCAAGAAGCGTCGCCAAGCAAAATAGCATAAAAAATATCCAGCTCAAAGCGATGAAAAATATGGCGTCCATCCTGCAATCTATGCCGTGATTTTTATATGCTGCGACCCTAAAGCCGATATAAACGGCAAGCAATGCGCAAGATAGTATCGTGAGCGGGTTAAATAGCGCAGAAAACGTCATTTGGCCAGTCTCCGCGCCCAAGATAGACGCCATGGGCGCAAAAGTAACGAAGGCGCAAAAGTAAAAAAGGATAAATAAAATTCTAGCCTGGAAAATGACGCTAAGAACTGATTTTATGATTTTTAACAACTGTTTCCTTTAAATGTTTGGCGACTTGGGGCTTGAAATTTGACTACGATTTTAGCTAAATTTTAAATGAAATTTATCGACTCTCGTCTAGCGGGTCTTAAATTCGGCGTTGCTATATAATGGCATTTACTCGAGCCGTTTAAATTTGCAATGCGGCGAGTCGCCTTTTGGTCTATAAATTTAACTCTTTGATCGCTCGTAAAATTTCACCCTCGCGGGCTATAAAATCCTTTGCGATGACGATAAATTCGTTATTTTTTAGCGAGGCGGCGTCGTAGATCGGGGCTTTGAGCGTCGCTAGATCGATCATCTTTGCGCCAGCACCAGCAGCGATAATCTCGCCTGCGGCGTTGTCCCAGATAGAGCTTGGCGAGTAGCGCATGTAAGCGCCCGCGAGATTTTCGGCGATGCGGCAGTATTTGATCGCCGAGCTTAGCCGCGCGATGCCCAAATTTAGGGCGCTTGCGAGCTTGCCGGCCGTTACGTTTTTGCCGCGTTTGCCGCTGATTATCGTTTGCGGCGCATGTTCTTTTGCGGCTAAAATTTGCGGGATAAACGCGCCGCTTTTATAAAGCTCTTTTTGCGTTCGTTCGCTTTTTGCAGCACTATAAATTTCGCCGGTAACCGGCACGTAGATGACGCCAAGAACCGGGCGTGCGTCCTCTATGAGTGCGATGCAGACGCAAAACTCGCCGCTGCCCTCGATAAAATCCTTCGTGCCGTCTAGCGGATCGATGAGCCAAAACGTTCGCGCGCTCTCGACTAAAATCTTTTCCTCCGAGCAGATCGGGATCTGCGAGCTTTTTAGCGTTTCAAATATCGCAGCGTTTGCCGCGAGATCGGCCGAGGTCACGGGCGAATGATCGTTTTTTAAATTTACCTCGAAATCCCGGCAGTTTTGGCTGCATGCGCTTTTGGGCAAAGTCGAACTGGCTGCTAAAATCTCGTCGTCAAAGCCCTTGTGGGCGTAAAATTTCATTATCTCGTCGCCTGCTTTTACGGCCGCAAGCTTGGCTAGGTTTAGTAAATTTTGCATTTTTGTTTCTTTTTGCTGCATTTTTAATATTTTGATTTTTATTGTTAAGGGGGAAGGGGCTTGAATTACGAAGTCGCTCCCTTCCCCCTTAACAATCCCCCAACCCCTACGACGTGAGATGTGGCGACACTGCTTTGCTGACGCAAAGCGTCGCGAGCTTCGTAAATTTTGATGGAGTTAAATTTATAAATTTGACTTCAAATTTGAACGCAAATCGATAAGCGGCTGTATTTTGCGATGAATTTAAATGTTGCGACGGAAATTTTGAGCAAGACTAGACAAATAGTCTGTCGCAGCTCAAAATTTTCTAGCTCATTTAAAGGCGCGCAAAAGACGACGCGTCACTTCGGCGTTCTGTTCGTCTTGCCCACGTACAACTGCCTCGGCCTCACGATCTTGATGCTCTCCTGCTCTTTTAGCTCTATCCACTGACTGATCCAGCCCGGGATCCTACCGATGACGAAAATAACCGCAAACATATCGTTTGGTATGCTAAGCGCCTTTAAAATCAGTCCCGAGTAAAAATCGACGTTCGGGTAGAGGTTGCGCGAGATGAAATACTCGTCGTTTAGCGCGATCTCCTCGATCTTTTTGGCGATTTTTAAAAGCTCGGTGTTTATACCGATCTCGTCAAATAGCCGGTCGCACATGGATTTTAACACCTTAGCGCGCGGATCGAAGTTTTTATACACGCGGTGACCAAAGCCCATCAGCCTAAACGGATCGTTTTTGTCCTTGGCGCGGGCGATGTATTTATCGACGTTTTCGACCGAGCCGATTTGCTCTAGCTGGCGGATGACGCCTTCGTTTGCTCCCCCATGCGCCCAGCCCCATAGCGCTCCGATACCCGCGGCGATACACGCATACGGGTGCGCGTGCGTCGAGCCTACGGTGCGCACGGTCGTCGTGGATGCGTTTTGCTCGTGGTCGGCGTGCAGCATAAAGACCGTATCTAGCGCCTTAACCTCGATAGGTTTTAGATCCACGTGCTCGTACGGATAGGCTCTCATCATGTAGAGGAAATTTTCCGTAAAGCCGCGGTCTAAATTCGGATAAATGATCGGCAATCCGCGCGAAAATCTATAAGAAAACGCCGCGATAGTCGGGATCTTTGCGATTATTCGCATCGCCATCTCGTGGTACTCCTCGGGCTTATCCATGTTTAGGTGATCGAAGTAAAACGCCGAAAGCGCCGAGACCGCCGCTTGCAAGATCGCCATCGGATGCGCCTTGTCCGGGAAAGCGTCGAAAATTTTCATCATGCCCTCGTGGATGAAGCTGCGCTTTTTAAGCTCGAGTTTAAATTCGTCGTATTGCTTTTTATCCGGTAGCTCTTTATTTAGCAGCAGATACGCCACGTCGATGAAGGTTTTGTTTTCCGCTAGATACGCGATGTCGTAGCCGCGGTACATCAGCTCGCCTTTTAGCCCGTCGATATAAGTGATGCTAGAGCGGCACATCGCCGTCGAGGTATATCCGCGGTCAAACGTAAACATTCCCGTATCGCTAAAAAAGGTCGAGATGTCGATGACGTCGGGCCCCATCGTACCGTGCAGTATCGGAAAGTCGTAGCTTTTGCCGTTTCTGTTGTCTGTTAGCGTAACCGTATCGCTCATTTTGGCTCCTTTTGCAAATTTTTATTTTCGTAGCTCATTAGGATTTTGATGCAAATCGTTACTATTATAGCCTGAGTTAGGCTCGCTAGTATGAAAGAGAAGTAAAAATTTTCGTTTATACCGCCTGATTTGTAGGCTATGGTAGCAACCGCAATAAGAAGCGTCAGCGGCATCGAGTGCGAGAGCGCGAAAAGGACGGTATTTTTTAGCCCCAAGATGTTTAAAAACACCGTGCTAGCCGCTAGTCTAAAGCCTATCATGACGCCCGTTATCAGCGCCGCGTCGCGCACGACTCCGTCTATCATAAAGGCATTAAGCTTAAACGTCGAGCCGATATGGACGAAAAAGGTCGGCACCAAAAAGCCGAAGCCAAAGCTTGCAAGCTTGTGCGGGAGGTCTTTTTTGTGATCGAAAAACGTCGCGATAAAGGTCCCCGCCACAAATGCGCCAAACGCAATTTCTAAATTTAAATAAAGCATAAGCGCGATGATGCCAAAAAACAGCGCCATACACAGGCGGATGTCTTTTTCGGAGTTGTCGTAGTGGGGCATCAGGATGACGCGCAGCTGCGGATACCACCAAAACAGCACGTTTAGCGTCTTATAGCCGATCACCGCCGCGGCTAAAAATCCGCTAAGATATATGATCGAAAACGCTAGCTCGCTACCGGCGCCAAATTTCATATACGCGCCGACGAAGGTTAGCAGCGTGATGCTCACGACTTCGCCGATCGAGGCGATGAGCATGCCGATGTTTAGCCACTCCTCGTTTTTGCCGTACTCCTTAAATAGCGTAAATATCATACCCACGGCCATCAGTGGCACGATGAGGATAAAAAGGCGGTTTAGATCAAACGAAAACGTCAGCAGCCCCGAGAGCAGGTAAAGTATCGCCAGATAGATGACGCCCGTTTTTAGGATCTTTTTATCTATCGTGAAAAATAGCTTGAGATCGACCTCCGTGCCCGCTAAAAACATGAGGTAAAAAAAGCCTACTTCGCTCACGATTTTAAACATTTCGTTATGCCCGATAAAGCCGAAATACCCCGCCAATGAGCCCAAAATAATCTCCACGGGCGCGATAGGGATGCGTAAAATTTTAGAAAAATACGGCGACGTAAAGATGATAAAAGCTAGCGCGATGAGGATATTTAGCCCGTTTGCCTGCAAGAAAGTCCTTTGTAAATGGGGGATTATAACCTAAGGTTTTTTATTCTTTGATAAATTTGACTTGCTTGGCTTGTCTTTTTGCCCTATACTTCGTTATTTTTAAATTTGGCTCGGTCATTACCGACGAGGTAACTCCCATCGCCAAATTTAAAAGCGCCTCGTCTAGAACTTCTTGAAAAGCTACGAGCGCAGCGAAGTAGAAAAATACTTCGCCTTATCTTTGTTGCGGTCAAATTCGGCATTAAATTTACAAATTTGAGTCGCTGAGACCTGTACCTTGAAAATGTCAAATTTAGATCAAAAGCCTGCGACGCTTTGCGTTAGCAAAGCTATGTCGCCACCTTAAAAGCGTCGTAGGGGGAGGGGGATTAAAGGGGGTGGGGAGCGACTTCGCCATTCAAGCCCCCACCCCCTTTACAACAAAGTAAAAAACAACCTTAAACGGTTGTTTTTTACGAAAAGAAGCTTGGCTTGCAACACCAAATTTAACCAATCTAAATTTAGCGTTTTCGAGAGGTGGGTCTCGGCCGGTAAAATTTAGAATTTAGGCAAATTGCGATGTTTAAATGGCAAAAACCAAAATACTAAAATGCGTTTAAAATGCAGGCTAAATTTGACGATTACCCGCCAAAATCGCGTCAGTAAATTTGCCGCAGCCTATCAGCGGCAAATTTGAATCAGTGGCAAAGCGTAGCGAAGTTAAATCCTCGCGCTTGAAACTCGGCGATATCGCGGCTAGCGACCTCGCCCTTAGTCGTGAGATAATCGCCGATGACGACGGCTGCGACGCCGTGATCGAAGATTTCGTATTGGCGTTCGCCTAAAATTTTCTCGCGACCGCCTGCTATCATCACGCGAGCGTTAGGTAGCGCGCGGACGGTGTCGTCGATAATTTTTAGCGCCTCGTCCGCTATCATAGGCGGCCGTTTGACGCGTAGCGCATCGTTTGGTATAAAGAAATTTATCGGGCTTGAAAAGGGATCGAGCTCTTTTAGGCTAGCTTGCAGGCTCGCGCGGTCGGCCTCGCTCTCGCCAAGGCCGTAAATGCCGCCCGTGCAGAGCATTAGCCCCGCTTCTTTGGCGTCGACGTTGGTCTGCCAGCGCTCGTCCCAGCTGTGCGTCGAGCAAATTTGCGGGAAAAACTCGCGCGAGGTTTCTAGGTTGTGGTTGTAGCTAAACACGCCCGCGCTTTTGAGCTCTTTTAGCTGAGGTAGCGTCGCCATGCCGTTACAGGCGATTAGCATGAGGTTTGGGACTTCTTTATTTACGGCGCGCGCGAGGCGGGCGATCTCCTCGGTCTTTTTGTCCGTGAGTCTTGCGCCGCTGGTGACTAGGCAAAAGCCCAGCGCGTGGTTTGCCGCCGCGATCCTAGCTTCGGCGACTACCTGCTCGGCGGTTTTCATTTTGTATTTTTCGATATCGGCGTTTATACCTGCGCTTTGCGTGCAGTAGCCGCAGTCCTCGGAGCAGTTGCCGGAGCTTACCGAACAGATGGCGCATAACATAATAGTTTTCATTAATTTATTCCTTTTTTAGCGGCTTGTCTCGCGAGCGCTTTTCCGAGATTTCGCAAAATTTTCGCTCCGCAGGCTATATTGCCTAGCGCACGCTCAATTTTGCTTCAA of Campylobacter showae contains these proteins:
- the tsaD gene encoding tRNA (adenosine(37)-N6)-threonylcarbamoyltransferase complex transferase subunit TsaD, encoding MILGIESSCDDSSVALLDIETLELKFHKKISQDAEHCAFGGVVPELAARLHTAALPKILEQIKAELPRVKAVAVTNEPGLSVSLVGGVAMAKALASSLRVPLIAVNHLAGHVYSLFLTQEARLPAGVLLVSGGHTMVLDIGADGAVGVLAATMDDSFGESFDKVAKILGLGYPGGVAVEKAAKSGRERFKFTVPLLGDARTAYSFSGLKNQVRVETEKLAASGNLGAQDVADICFAFENTACKHILNKLEKIFAQRKFERFGVVGGASANLNLRSRLQALCEKHGCELICAPLEFCSDNAAMIARAGREKYLRGEFAGLDLQASPRSELTRI
- a CDS encoding 3'(2'),5'-bisphosphate nucleotidase CysQ, with amino-acid sequence MQNLLNLAKLAAVKAGDEIMKFYAHKGFDDEILAASSTLPKSACSQNCRDFEVNLKNDHSPVTSADLAANAAIFETLKSSQIPICSEEKILVESARTFWLIDPLDGTKDFIEGSGEFCVCIALIEDARPVLGVIYVPVTGEIYSAAKSERTQKELYKSGAFIPQILAAKEHAPQTIISGKRGKNVTAGKLASALNLGIARLSSAIKYCRIAENLAGAYMRYSPSSIWDNAAGEIIAAGAGAKMIDLATLKAPIYDAASLKNNEFIVIAKDFIAREGEILRAIKELNL
- a CDS encoding citrate synthase; this translates as MSDTVTLTDNRNGKSYDFPILHGTMGPDVIDISTFFSDTGMFTFDRGYTSTAMCRSSITYIDGLKGELMYRGYDIAYLAENKTFIDVAYLLLNKELPDKKQYDEFKLELKKRSFIHEGMMKIFDAFPDKAHPMAILQAAVSALSAFYFDHLNMDKPEEYHEMAMRIIAKIPTIAAFSYRFSRGLPIIYPNLDRGFTENFLYMMRAYPYEHVDLKPIEVKALDTVFMLHADHEQNASTTTVRTVGSTHAHPYACIAAGIGALWGWAHGGANEGVIRQLEQIGSVENVDKYIARAKDKNDPFRLMGFGHRVYKNFDPRAKVLKSMCDRLFDEIGINTELLKIAKKIEEIALNDEYFISRNLYPNVDFYSGLILKALSIPNDMFAVIFVIGRIPGWISQWIELKEQESIKIVRPRQLYVGKTNRTPK
- a CDS encoding cation:proton antiporter — encoded protein: MQANGLNILIALAFIIFTSPYFSKILRIPIAPVEIILGSLAGYFGFIGHNEMFKIVSEVGFFYLMFLAGTEVDLKLFFTIDKKILKTGVIYLAILYLLSGLLTFSFDLNRLFILIVPLMAVGMIFTLFKEYGKNEEWLNIGMLIASIGEVVSITLLTFVGAYMKFGAGSELAFSIIYLSGFLAAAVIGYKTLNVLFWWYPQLRVILMPHYDNSEKDIRLCMALFFGIIALMLYLNLEIAFGAFVAGTFIATFFDHKKDLPHKLASFGFGFLVPTFFVHIGSTFKLNAFMIDGVVRDAALITGVMIGFRLAASTVFLNILGLKNTVLFALSHSMPLTLLIAVATIAYKSGGINENFYFSFILASLTQAIIVTICIKILMSYENKNLQKEPK
- a CDS encoding biotin synthase, with product MKTIMLCAICSVSSGNCSEDCGYCTQSAGINADIEKYKMKTAEQVVAEARIAAANHALGFCLVTSGARLTDKKTEEIARLARAVNKEVPNLMLIACNGMATLPQLKELKSAGVFSYNHNLETSREFFPQICSTHSWDERWQTNVDAKEAGLMLCTGGIYGLGESEADRASLQASLKELDPFSSPINFFIPNDALRVKRPPMIADEALKIIDDTVRALPNARVMIAGGREKILGERQYEIFDHGVAAVVIGDYLTTKGEVASRDIAEFQARGFNFATLCH